A single Xenopus laevis strain J_2021 chromosome 3S, Xenopus_laevis_v10.1, whole genome shotgun sequence DNA region contains:
- the proser2.S gene encoding proline and serine-rich protein 2 — MPSNLIKLSSSEMEPDFHSRKFSDSERSGSFNSQGSRRSRSRSSNLDDENLKYLTSEEKNALLFFEETLDAFEDDIEETPVSQDDNFGYYSLISTDGSHSENEEIIDLVQAEENLELHTLPNSKDIQECKDGKQTQMNTSVPVTLIHTSSPVTTTVATTTMASPKEKEILSPEFPIEHKKLLGAIPTPVVIAKKISERNADNLNPSQLSPSEGKQTELKKSVGTSPIGEGNFIFTGPPNSRPHNFPNNISVKQVGKQYNKTIAKAAVNVQERKAKVLANINGQSLLDDETDSRVNYEQLSRKTSFRDVTAEQARYEALTKLGLVKDTTVQAGIQTVGLPTSPVSNAPMSPKFLQQDSHKRYSYESQYVSNSIKNEPLAFAHSKSLPRESPKRYVNENQNISSVKSEPSPLELSKSLPHEYTRLSIQKSNTSNIIKIDPSVPTSPKSLPYEYPRRYSNENQNIGSNLKSGPTSPTNLASNIPRTYSNENQSSSLQHEVPRRYSNDNQNSGSIKSGSNTHIPHETPRRYSNENNRNVSNDNKSISNILKSEPSPFVPLGKTVIFKGEASPEKNIQPIAPHDNNEQKKSIPHQDIRRTYSMPRPTGFRPQGITVQFSGRDASEETRKDALRKLGLLKEKSF; from the exons GATGACGAGAACCTCAAATATTTAACCAGTGAAGAGAAGAATGCCCTCCTATTTTTTGAGGAGACCTTGGATGCCTTTGAGGATGATATAGAAGAGACACCAGTTTCCCAAGATGATAATTTTGGATACTACTCTTTAATATCAACAGATGGAAGTCACTCAGAAAATGAGGAGATCATAGACCTAGTTCAGGCTGAAGAAAATCTAGAACTGCACACTCTGCCAA attcaaaagATATACAGGAATGTAAAGATGGAAAGCAGACACAGATGAACACAAGTGTTCCAGTGACTCTAATTCATACATCTTCACCTGTTACTACAACAGTGGCTACTACAACAATGGCTTCTCCcaaggaaaaggaaatattatCTCCGGAATTTCCCATAGAGCACAAAAAACTTCTTGGTGCCATCCCAACTCCTGTTGTAATAGCTAAAAAGATTTCAGAGAGGAATGCAGACAATTTAAATCCCTCACAATTGTCACCAAGTGAAGGAAAGcaaactgaattaaaaaagaGTGTGGGAACATCACCTATTGGTGAAGGAAATTTCATCTTTACTGGCCCACCAAACTCTAGACCCCATAATTTCCCAAACAACATAAGTGTCAAACAAGTTGGAAAGCAATATAACAAAACAATTGCCAAGGCAGCTGTCAATGTACAAGAGCGAAAGGCTAAAGTGTTGGCCAACATTAATGGACAATCTTTGCTTGATGATGAAACAGACAGCAGAGTCAACTATGAACAGCTAAGCAGGAAGACTTCATTTCGGGATGTGACAGCAGAACAAGCTAGATATGAGGCCCTGACTAAATTAGGCCTAGTTAAAGATACAACAGTTCAGGCTGGAATCCAAACAGTTGGTTTACCTACATCTCCAGTCTCAAATGCTCCTATGTCTCCTAAATTCTTACAACAAGACTCTCACAAGAGATATTCATATGAATCCCAGTATGTCAGCAATAGCATAAAGAATGAGCCTCTTGCCTTTGCACATAGTAAGAGCTTACCTCGTGAATCTCCCAAAAGATATGTTAATGAAAATCAAAATATCAGTAGTGTAAAGAGTGAACCTAGTCCACTTGAACTTTCCAAAAGCTTGCCACATGAGTATACAAGATTATCCATTCAAAAATCAAACACCAGCAATATCATAAAAATTGATCCTAGTGTCCCTACATCACCCAAGAGCTTACCATATGAATATCCAAGGAGATATTCCAATGAGAATCAGAATATTGGTAGTAACTTAAAAAGTGGGCCAACATCTCCTACGAATTTAGCTTCTAACATTCCCAGAACATATTCAAATGAAAACCAAAGTAGCAGTTTACAGCATGAAGTGCCCAGAAGATATTCAAATGATAATCAAAACAGCGGTAGTATAAAGAGTGGGTCTAATACACATATACCACATGAAACTCCCAGAAGATATTCAAATGAAAATAACAGAAACGTTTCCAATGACAATAAAAGTATCAGTAATATTTTAAAGAGTGAGCCAAGTCCCTTTGTACCCTTAGGGAAAACtgttatttttaaaggtgaagcaTCTCCAGAAAAGAACATACAACCTATTGCTCCTCATGACAATAACGAGCAGAAAAAATCAATCCCTCACCAGGACATTAGAAGAACTTACTCTATGCCAAGACCTACTGGGTTCAGGCCTCAGGGTATTACAGTGCAGTTTTCGGGACGTGATGCATCTGAAGAGACACGAAAGGATGCTCTACGTAAACTTGGACTCCTAAAGGAGAAGTCATTCTGA